A part of Carettochelys insculpta isolate YL-2023 chromosome 1, ASM3395843v1, whole genome shotgun sequence genomic DNA contains:
- the LOC142002075 gene encoding olfactory receptor 52M1-like translates to MSDSNTTKFTSPSTFILLGIPGLEVSHIWISIPFCTMYILVILGNITILFIVKRDTSLHGPMYYFLCMLSISDLVLSTSILPKTLSIFWFSCREIEFNACLAQLQFIHCFTAVESGIFVAMALDRYVAICDPLRHSTILTNPIVAKIGLAVLLRGSMLTLPYPFLIKRCSYYRTNIIPQTYCEHIAVVKLGCTDTRISSYYGLFVLVLVTILDVFFITASYTQILRAIFSLPTHEARLKTFGTCSCHLCAILAFYVPGVFNFLMHRFGQNVPQYLHVLFGNLYLLVPPMLNPIIYGVRNKQMWDSLLRLLTHEST, encoded by the coding sequence ATGTCAGATTCAAACACAACCAAATTCACCAGCCCTTCCACCTTCATCCTactgggcattcctggcctggaggtGTCCCAtatctggatctccatccccttctgcaccatgtATATCCTAGTCATCTTGGGGAACATCACCATCCTGTTCATCGTGAAAAGGGACACGAGCCTCCATgggcccatgtactatttcctctgcatgttgTCCATCTCTGACCTGGTTCTTTCTACATCCATCCTGCCCAAAACACTGAGCATATTCTGGTTCAGTTGTAGGGAGATTGAGTTCAATGCTTGCCTTGCTCAACTGCAATTCATTCACTGCTTCACTGCAGTAGAGTCTGGGatctttgtggccatggctttggatcgctacgtggccatctgtgatcccctgagacattccaccatcctgacaaaCCCTATTGTGGCCAAGATtgggctggctgtgctgctgcgtGGTAGTATGCTCACGCTGCCCTATCCCTTCCTAATTAAGAGGTGTTCATATTacagaaccaacatcatccccCAGACATACTGCGAACACATCGCTGTGGTAAAGCTGGGCTGCACCGACACCCGCATTAGCAGTTACTATGGACTCTTTGTGTTAGTCTTGGTGACAATTCTGGATGTGTTTTTTATAACTGCATCCTATACTCAGATCCTCAGAGCCATCTTCAGCCTCCCCACACATGAAGCCCGGCTCAAGACGTTTGGGACCTGTAGTTGCCATCTATGTGCTATCTTAGCTTTTTACGTCCCAGGTGTCTTCAACTTTCTCATGCACCGTTTTGGCCAGAATGTCCCCCAGTATCTCCATGTTCTGTTTGGCAACTTGTACCTCCTGGTGCCCCCTATGCTAAACCCCATAATCTATGGTGTTAGGAACAAACAGATGTGGGACAGTCTGCTCCGACTCTTGACTCATGAAAGTACCTAA
- the LOC142007431 gene encoding olfactory receptor 52K1-like: MSDFNTTDFTNPSTFILLGLPGLEEAHVWVSIPFCAMYSIAIWGNFTILFIVKRESVLHRPMYYFLCMLAISDLVLSTTILPKTLSIFWFRSQEIDFGACLTQMYFIHCFSVMESGIFVAMALDRYVAICDPLRHSTILTNSTVAKIGLAVVLRSVMLILPTPFLLRQILYCRSNVFAHTHCDHTAMMKLACTDIRITSYYGLSVALLVTGLVVFFIAVSYIQIIRAIFSLPTKDACHKTFGTCSSHICAVLVFYIPGFFSFLIHWFGHNIALHFHVLLADMYLMVPPILNPIIYGVKTKQIWDRLFWLFTHKGTLTFSPGHHIFRKRIDVQLT; encoded by the exons ATGTCAGATTTCAACACAACCGACTTCACAAACCCCTCTACCTTCATCCTGCTGGGTCTTCCTGGTCTGGAGGAAGCTCATGTTtgggtctccatccccttctgtgccATGTACTCCATAGCCATCTGGGGGAACTTCACAATCCTCTTTATTGTGAAGAGGGAGTCAGTCCTCCATaggcccatgtactatttcctctgcatgttgGCCATCAGCGACCTGGTCCTGTCCACCACCATCCTTCCCAAAACATTGAGTATTTTCTGGTTCAGATCCCAGGAGATTGATTTtggtgcctgcctcacccagatgtacttcattcactgcttctcagtgatggagtctgggatctttgtggccatggctttggatcgctacgtggccatctgtgatcccctgagacattccaccatcctgacaaaCTCCACAGTGGCCAAGATtgggctggctgtggtgctgcgcAGTGTTATGCTTATACTGCCCACTCCCTTCCTGTTGAGGCAGATTCTATATTGCAGAAGCAATGTCTTTGCCCACACACATTGTGACCACACAGCTATGATGAAGCTGGCCTGCACAGACATCCGTATCACTAGTTATTATGGCCTCTCAGTGGCACTCTTGGTGACTGGTCTGGTTGTGTTTTTCATTGCTGTGTCCTATATCCAGATTATCAGGGCCATCTTCAGCCTCCCCACTAAGGATGCCTGTCACAAGACTTTTgggacctgcagctcccacatctGTGCTGTCTTAGTTTTTTACATCCCAGGTTTCTTCTCCTTCCTTATACATTGGTTTGGCCATAATATTGCTCTGCATTTTCATGTTCTCTTGGCCGACATGTACCTCATGGTTCCCCCGATcctaaaccccatcatctatggggtgaAAACCAAACAGATCTGGGACAGGCTGTTCTGGCTCTTTACTCATAAAGGGACCTTAACATTTTCTCCTGGTCATCATATTTTCAGAAAGAG AATTGATGTCCAGCTAACCTGA